Sequence from the Equus quagga isolate Etosha38 chromosome 15, UCLA_HA_Equagga_1.0, whole genome shotgun sequence genome:
GAGTAATTGTGCTCACTTTATGCATTTAAGAAGCACTTATATGGTGCTTACTGTCTGCCAGGAACtgttaaataacttgtttaatCGCCATACAAGTTTATACCGCCGAACAAGTTTATGAAGTAGGAAATAGAGTATCaacgaggaagctgaggcacagagagggtaagatAATCACCACGGCCAAGGCAGGAGTTGGAGGGAGACAGATGGGCTTCAGTGTTATCATTGCAGTCTGTTGTCTCTCCTGAAAGTTTGGACAACAGCTGACATTTATGATATGCATTCTGTGCCTGACCCTTCCACATGCCTTAGACATATTCAGTCGTTGTACGGTAATGAGCCACCACCGAGAATCAAAATGCCCTGAAGCTGGTTTCGGTTTTGGCAGTGAACTGAGACTGTGACGGGGGACCTCACTGTACTTCTCTGGGACCAAGCTGGTGAGTGGTTGGAGTAGATGATTTACCTCCAAAGTCTCTTCTAACTCTAACGTGTTAGAATTTGTAGACTATCTTAAAAGTCttgaaaagaacacattttttttagatttctaattttaaaattgagtacTCAGTCTAGATTTTTCATCTCCTACACTCTCATTCTTGAAAAAAActcttttgtttgcttatttctacaaattttaaatttgacaGAGAGATGTAGATGTCTTAGATTCAGATGACATTACAAAGGTATAAAGCCCtttggcaaacaaaacaaaactaaaaacaaaaaaagcaaatccacagaaaataaaccaaaataaacaaacaattttaCCTTTAATCATACAGGAACTTTTAACTTGGGGATTACCACTGAGAGAAACTCAAAATCTTTTCAATGATAGTCATCTATATACAGACTTATATGGTGCAAGGCTGTCCAGCTATgcaaatatattctaatttccaTAAGCAAAGGCACTTTCAGTAAGTACTTACATATAATATTGCTATACACTTATGTAAATAATGTCAACTTTCACCTAGTCCCAAGTGATTAAACAATCTCTTAGGCTGTTTAGAGACGATGTCCTTGGGAATATGGTAAAGGCGGGGCAAGAAGGGTAAAATCTCCAATCCTGAGTCAATGACATGAATAGAAGAAGATGCTTTTGTTAATAATCAGAATGTGCAATTCCCTACTCTCTAGCCTCCTTTCGCCTCTCAGTTCATCATGATCTATTGATTTTGAACCaccctttattttacagataacacCAAGGACAGCACTGAAATTCTGACCGCACCTCAACTCTCCTCTAGAATGAAGCACATTAAACAAGAGATGGCTAAAAATCACCTTCAGTTTGTGCGATTTGAAGCCACAGACCTCCATGGTGTGTCCAGGTCTAAGAGCATCCCGGCACACTTTTTCCAAGTGAGTTTTACAAGTAGAGTTATGACTGAATGTAATTTCATGACCCTTAACAAGCCAATAGTCCCCATTACTCTTCCACATTTTATTGTAATCCATACAGCAATTCAAGCCGAAAGCAataattccttttgtttcttcccttgTCCTTCCCCAAACACATTATTGCCCCCCAAGGAGCTGGACATATGCTTTCGGCTCCCCAACAGCTATTCCTTTacccaatagaaatataaaactaattAAGACCGGGAATTTTAGTCCTTCTGCCTTGAATAATTTCCCTCCACAgaattatcttttctctcttactGCAATTATGAAGATTATATTTTGCTTGACATGAGACAATTGCAACTGAAGACCCAACAgcaaataggagaaaaaatgatTAAACAGAAAGAATTTGCTAGATAAAAAGCACACTCCTTTCAGTCTTTAATTCTGATAAGAAAATACCCTATTGTTGTTGGATAACTTAATGAATATTATTAAGTTCTTGAAAGTAGTGATATCAAGAAATACTGTATTTTTGGACATGTTTTGAgactttctgtgattttttttcagtttatgtgatgtatttattttaatgactgaTTTATTACGTTACTGAAACATCATTTCTTAGGAACAAACATCAGTCAGTATtaaatatgaaagtataaaaattaaatatcctctgagtttattttttgaatatatcTTACTTTTATCACTTGAATAtcaaattgtgatttttcttgtttgctttatGTTGAGAAAAACTGGGCATCTTCAAAAGACTTCTTAAAAGAATTCCAACGGACTCAAAATTTGTCTCGTAGGAAATTCTTCAGGTCTGCCTACAGATATTGTTCCCGCTTTATCCAGGCAGGAACACACGCTGGTTAATTGTGATAACAATATGTGGAATTTACTGTGGACAAGCCCAGAATCTAATTCACGTGAATTTATTTCAGTCAATAAGAAACATAACTGGCACTTCAGGCACTTGCCAGAGACCTCAATATAAAACTGTTTGCTAGTCAGTTTTTGCCAAATGCtaataatttatttcactaaTGGCATCTGAAAGCTACATAGTTAAAACATTACTCTCTTCCTCAATGGAACTcctttacaaaaatataatttaatatgctCCCTATGTTTACTGAGACTTGATGTAACTAGCGTAAAGAGAAAACGtgcattggttttttttttttttaaaaaacactattgaaaatattttccattatctTGGTCAAGGTCCCACATATAagtaccacttttttttttcctggagtttaGCTGGGAAAAAGTTTATCTATCATGAGAATTTTAGTATAACTCATCGTACTTCCTCTTAATTGCTGTATTTATTCTTAGCCCATTTTCTAGTACATTTCCCACCCATTTCCTTACCtacttattgttattttattattatttagtggtcatacagtatttatatttatatattttttaacaaaatactaAATTCATTTTGGAATTTGTAAAGGTATAAATAGTAATGAGTATTTGCAATTTCagattaaataattcattttggaaaatttattgTGAATAGACATTAAAAATAGGTTCATCTATGCAAAACAATTTCAGCAATGCAtgtttgtgtgtacatgtatacacacacacaactccaTATGGGAAATTCATTAGACAGAGTGGAGTCAATAATACGAATTTGCCTATAGCATAGTGAAAGGTAATTTcaatctttataaaataatttttaaaccatttttgtATTTGTGGAAAATAAACTATCAACATGAAAATTATTGATAAACTACAAAGGGATATAAGAGATAATATAATCCATCTTCTTCCCTTCTAGATGAGGAggctgagtctcagagaggttaaggaaggCTTTCTTAAAATGGTACCCACAGCTCCTGGCAGAGCGAGGATCGGTCTGTGATTCCTCACTTCCAATCCCAGTGCTTTTTTTAACTGCACCTGCTGCCTCCAGCTCagcttttagatttctttttatccttcatttgagctaaatattctttcttattaaatctaaaaaaatattgattttttaaaaacaagcatcTACTAGGAATAGAGGAAAAGACTGTTATATAATTGGAAAAGGTCAAATGGGGAGCCTCTGAAATGATTGTACCTCCTTCTTTTTAGAGAacttactgtgtgcctggccctgtgctgaaGGCCTTacagacattattttctttaaacctgACGACCAACTTATACTGTCTCTGTTCTATCAAAGGACAGGTTTTTACTTAAACTGTATGCAGATAATGTGAGTTCTTTCTATCTTTGATCTAATCAAAACATGATATATTGTTATAGAACTCATAACTAATTCTTTGGTTATTTCAAAAAGTGACCTTTACTGTGGTCCAAATTTTAGTTATCGTAGAGATTGAACTATTTTGCAAGAATTTTTATTGAGTCCCTGGTGATCTATATTGGAGAGTGAAGTTGTCCTAGTACTTGTATTTATAAACACAGTTTAAGATAACTTAATTTGTTGCCAGAAACGagatatgtttacatatatttatatatttcccaCTACTAATAAAGAGTAGTTTGAATTCAGAATgtccaaaaaagaataaagaaaatgacagtCTTAGAAAGAAGTGCtcagaaaaatacagattaaatagCCTGAAGAATAAAGTGTGACTTTTTACTATTCTTTAAATTCTTGAAGGACTATTGGAGTGAAATGTAAAAAGCTGTTCTCTATTGTTGCCAACCAATTGAATATAAACACAGATTGAAATTGCAGGAACTCTTGGAAGTCTCATGAATAAAATACATTACCTCTCATTTTAGATACATACAGAGCTAGCATACAGATTTGCAAACTAAAAAATTGACAAGTAGAGAAATAACATTATTCCTCACggtgaaaattcaaattaaaggaTTTCATACTAAAGGACCTTAAAATCTCAcaatgtgtgtgtttgcataaaGTTTATATAAAGAGGTCTTTGAGTGAATAGAAAAATTAAGCAGGCACTGAATAGTGTCCAACTTACTCAACTTTATTACTGGCAAATTTGGACCAGCCAAGTTGAATGGCCTTTGAAAATACGTGTAGGGGGTGGAGGGTGAAGGAGGCAGTGGCCACGGTCAAAGGCAGAAGAGTGGCCTCGTAGATTGCCTCTGCCAGCACCAGCCCCTCTTTGCAGCCATGCTGTTTGGGATTTGGAAGTAATATAGGAAATAATCTGGCTTGTAGAATGTTAGTATGTTTTATTAACCTCATAACGCTCACTGACATCATGGGAACCAAACTTTACAGTCAGTTTTTTCTCCACTTGTTAACGTAAACTTTAACACATGAAGCCTTGTTGATATTCCCTTTACACAACTTCTAAAAATGGTTTAATGTGTCTGTTCAATTTTATAACCTCACCACTTCCTCGTTGTCTGGCACAGAGCAACAGTCAAACAGATGAGCAAATCCACTGAACCCAGAGCTACACGGCTAGGAAGCGTGGATTAGTCATTTAGTCTAATACTTTCGTTTCACAGACATGGGAGCCAAGGCACATAGTCCAGCGTCTTGCCTACCTTCACACAAGAAATTAAGGAAAGAGCCAGGACTAGAAGTCCGATTTGGTGATGCCCAGTTCATGCTGACTTGCAGCTACAATATTTTGGAAACTATAACTTTGGAGGTATAGGCCCACAGTCCCAGGCCAGGTTTCTGGGACTTTGTGAGACAGTGAGGTAGTTCATTCTTAGGTGGGTTGTAGAAGTAAATGAAGAGAGGAGAGCGGCCGTCAGCTCACCTGGCTCCTCTGGTGCTAGGATGACTGTTGTGTCTGCTGTGTCTATGTCGTAGGACTGACCACAGTCAGCTCTCTGAGAAGGACTGAGGATTCTTTCCTGTACGCTTTTGAAAGTCACTTAACTATGGGGATTACAATAGAAATAGGCCAAAAGAAAGCCTTATCTGAAGGATTAGCAACTATGCCATATAATAAGATATGCTTTAAAAAGTCCTTCTGTTATGATCACTTCAAATAATTCCGTAAGGGGTTACCTTGTCATTTGCTCTAAAgccattttctttatcattatacCTTTTATTTACAACTGCTACTTTCAGATCCAAGAGCGTATAAAGGCTTCAAGACTAAAAATATTAAGCATTGTTTATAAAAGTGCATTTGgggttttatttgaaaatatttaaaattgatctGATATTAAGCTAGTGTTAACCAACAGatgttaaacacatttttttctctctagcaaggccctctcccccacctttagtttattttcaagtttcaaaATCTGATTGCTCTTTCCTTTAACTTCTTTAGGAAAAAGTGATCCATGGGGTTTGCATGCCCCGAGGTTATCTTGAATTGATACCGAATCCTAAGGACAATGAAGTGGATCACATAAGAGCCACATGTTTCAATAGTGACATAGTCCTGATGCCTGAGCTATCAACCTTTAGAGTTTTGCCCTGGGCTGAGAGAACTGCGAGAGTGATTTGTGACACATTCACTGTGACCGGCGAGCCTCTGTTGACTTCTCCGAGGTACATCGCAAAGACACAGCTGAACCAGCTGAAGGACGCAGGCTTCTCCCTGCTCTCCGCCTTCATCTACGATTTTTGCATTTTTGGTGTGCCCGAAATTATCAATTCAAAGACCATATCTTTTCCTGCTTCAACACTGCTAAATAATCATGACCAGCCCTTCATCCAGGAACTCGTAGATGGTTTGTATCACACTGGAGCCAATGTCGAGAGCTTTTCCTCCTCCACCAGGCCTGGTCAGATGGAAATCTGTTTTCTGCCCGAATTTGGCATCAATTCAGCCGATAATGCATTTACCCTGAGAACAGGTGTCAAAGAAGTGGCAAGGAAATATAATTACATCGCCAGCTTTTTCATTGAGACTGGAGTCTGCAATTCAGGAATTTTGTCTCATAGTCTCTGGGATGTCTGTGGGAAGACAAACATGTTTTGCAGCAGTTCTGGAGTTGAGCAGCTCACCATCACTGGGAAAAAATGGCTGGCGGGGCTCCTGAAGCACTCTGCTGCCCTCAGTTGCCTGATGGCTCCCGCTGTTAGCTGCCGAAAGCGCTATTCCAAGgagagcaaagacctgaaggagagcGTGCCCACCACGTGGGGCTACAACAATAACAGCTGTGCGTTTAATATCAAGTGTCATGGCGAGAAAGGCGCCCGGATAGAAAATAAACTGGGCTCAGCCACAGCAAATCCTTACCTGGTGCTGGCCGCCACCGTTGCGGCCGGCTTGGATGGACTTCAAAGCAGTGATGATGTCTTGGTGGGTCCAGATGACAGCACAGACCTTTCTCAGTCACATCCTTCTGAGATCCCTTTGAAACTGGAAGATGCCCTTGTGGCACTGGAGGAAGATGAGTGTCTGAGAGAGGCTCTAGGAGAAACTTTCATTCGGTATTTTGTTGCCATGAAGAAATATGagttggaaaatgaagaaacagatgcTGAGAGGAATAAATTCTTAGagtattttatttagaatggAATCCTTAATATTCCTCTAGAGATGTGATTTTTACTTAAGTAGCTAATCtaccagaaagaaaagattggacTTCTGTAATTAACAACTACAAGACTATCAACGCTTTTGCTCTTTTTTGCCCCTGTAGAATATTTGACAGATGAAGTGCGACTGCTGAGAGAAGATTCTGAtaacagaaacaaacaataaagttGTGGTGAAGCTGTAATATGCAAACTTACCAGGTCTTGTCAGTTAGTCGTCATTTTCTCCGTGTGTGTTGACCTAGATAGAAACAGTCAACTTTTTTCAGGCAATAAATATATTCACACAATAAAAAAGCCAAGAAttagaaagcaaaatttaaaggactggaaaaaagaggaaataattttatttattcacatagGTTGTGACTTCCAGGGAGACAAAAATACTTACTAATATAATCTCACTAATCAAGATATATTGAGGATCTATTTTGCAATCATTATTGTGACGTTTCTAAATAAGTCTAGCTTTGCAAAAATACACCATGAGGACAAGTCAGCAGAAGTTTTCGCATAggtcccttctctttttctccttcttcactAGCTCCTGAAAGGATTAGGAACTTCAAGGCTGTCGTGTCCCCAAGAAGCAAACCCACAAGACATGGAATTCGG
This genomic interval carries:
- the LGSN gene encoding lengsin — translated: MNEKLLFYGEKILCKEQPCRQTPHIQAAKLKADLLKEEDANWNTGSILLVKKCLQESAEKAKCGLQSPSSSIIKQSIEGDFEPRDTNFRTGTSCHLDARDEGNDTEASKMSKLRRTRKKVTKTHAFPTEIGEMDISNSKERIRNQMVCQKLADMSRLVVGHDSAETHLPQDDPDSQDQTIVVKPSHLKTPANASGGDFNSDSSYTDNTKDSTEILTAPQLSSRMKHIKQEMAKNHLQFVRFEATDLHGVSRSKSIPAHFFQEKVIHGVCMPRGYLELIPNPKDNEVDHIRATCFNSDIVLMPELSTFRVLPWAERTARVICDTFTVTGEPLLTSPRYIAKTQLNQLKDAGFSLLSAFIYDFCIFGVPEIINSKTISFPASTLLNNHDQPFIQELVDGLYHTGANVESFSSSTRPGQMEICFLPEFGINSADNAFTLRTGVKEVARKYNYIASFFIETGVCNSGILSHSLWDVCGKTNMFCSSSGVEQLTITGKKWLAGLLKHSAALSCLMAPAVSCRKRYSKESKDLKESVPTTWGYNNNSCAFNIKCHGEKGARIENKLGSATANPYLVLAATVAAGLDGLQSSDDVLVGPDDSTDLSQSHPSEIPLKLEDALVALEEDECLREALGETFIRYFVAMKKYELENEETDAERNKFLEYFI